In one Macaca nemestrina isolate mMacNem1 chromosome 2, mMacNem.hap1, whole genome shotgun sequence genomic region, the following are encoded:
- the LOC112427381 gene encoding large ribosomal subunit protein eL21-like → MMNTKGKRRGTRYMFSRPFRKHGVVPLATYMRIYKKGDIVDIKGMGTVQKGMPHKCYHSKTGRVYIVTQHAVGIVVNKQVKGKILAKRINVGIEHIRHSKSRDSFLKHVKENDQIKKEAEEKGTWVQLKCQPAPPREAHFVRTNGKKPELLEPIPYEFLAY, encoded by the coding sequence ATGATgaacacaaagggaaagaggagaggcaccCGATATATGTTCTCTAggccttttagaaaacatggagtTGTTCCTTTGGCCACATATATGCGAATCTATAAGAAAGGTGATATCGTAGACATCAAGGGAATGGGTACTGTTCAAAAAGGAATGCCCCACAAGTGTTACCATAGCAAAACTGGAAGAGTCTACATTGTTACCCAGCATGCTGTTGGCATTGTTGTAAACAAACAAGTTAAGggcaagattcttgccaagagaattaaTGTGGGTATTGAGCACATTAGGCACTCTAAGAGCCGAGACAGCTTCCTGAAACAcgtgaaggaaaatgatcagatAAAGAAAGAAGCTGAAGAGAAAGGTACCTGGGTTCAACTGAAGTGCCAGCCTGCTCCACCCAGAGAAGCACACTTTGTGAGAACCAATGGGAAGAAGCCTGAGCTGCTGGAACCTATTCCCTATGAATTCTTGGCATACTAG